One Jeotgalicoccus saudimassiliensis DNA window includes the following coding sequences:
- a CDS encoding bifunctional glycosyltransferase/CDP-glycerol:glycerophosphate glycerophosphotransferase — translation MNNLISVITPAEKNEKYINTALESLKNQKYTNFEVLVLHSDIDALKRVVNDEYLDDDRYRFINTPADIYVGAARNIGIEEAKGDYVYFLDSDDYVSENILQLLHDNIGEFPIIRGRMKSTDFSTSFAIVLPGTNEIKMYSDKRHDLLRTESAINYLISKKFIDSMNLRFSEQFKTYSDLTFMIPLMEEVEVIPYSYEAIYFRRRGNDPINNPSLRQSSLKQLAPDLFGVYNQLRTDDLSEEGQKYLDDKLLNFYRKRLVTEFKADATIDYYFSGLVESINKIDPDRLSNKDFILKNDVKAIKSNKINNFRKLSNFNHFLRDIKNGITSRKGRKELLYKRVFNNLDIKDNLVLFESFQGKAYSDSPKYIYEYMLKNKSNYKFVWVMNESYKIPGNPETVKRFSLKYYYYLARAKYIVSNVRMPNKYIKREEQSYLQTWHGTPLKRLAGDMDDVHMPGTNAERYKKNFNHETDKWDYLIAPNQYSAEIFRRAFWFNNTMLPTGYPRNDILTNHNDKETINGLKRINQIPTNKKVILYAPTWRDDEYFKVGKYKFNLKLDLHRMKEQFGDEYIVLLRMHYLVASNIDLTGLEDFAYDVSKYSDVSELYLMSDILITDYSSVFFDYANLKRPILFFTYDIKKYQGQLRGFYIDMETELPGPLLMNNDDIMNAIENIDEVTEKYKERYNEFYERFCSWDDGRSSEKVVDAVFEK, via the coding sequence ATGAATAACCTAATTTCCGTAATCACTCCAGCAGAAAAAAATGAAAAATATATAAATACTGCTTTAGAATCATTAAAAAACCAGAAATACACAAATTTTGAAGTACTGGTACTCCACTCGGATATAGATGCATTGAAAAGAGTCGTTAATGATGAATACCTGGATGATGACAGATACAGATTTATTAATACTCCCGCAGATATTTATGTAGGTGCTGCACGCAATATCGGTATTGAAGAAGCAAAAGGCGATTATGTATACTTCCTCGACAGCGACGATTATGTATCCGAAAACATACTGCAGCTGCTGCATGATAATATCGGAGAATTTCCGATAATACGGGGGAGAATGAAATCGACGGATTTCAGCACCAGCTTTGCCATCGTACTGCCTGGTACAAATGAAATAAAAATGTATTCAGACAAAAGACACGACTTACTCAGAACAGAGTCAGCAATTAACTACCTGATTTCAAAAAAATTCATAGACAGCATGAATCTAAGGTTTTCCGAACAATTCAAAACTTATTCTGATCTTACATTCATGATTCCATTAATGGAAGAAGTTGAGGTAATACCTTATTCTTACGAAGCAATCTATTTCAGAAGAAGAGGAAACGACCCAATTAATAACCCCTCTCTTAGACAGTCTTCCCTAAAACAGCTCGCACCTGATCTCTTTGGTGTCTATAACCAGCTGAGAACAGATGATTTGAGTGAGGAAGGACAAAAATATCTGGATGACAAACTCCTGAACTTCTATAGAAAACGTTTGGTGACCGAATTTAAAGCTGATGCCACCATCGATTATTATTTTTCCGGCCTTGTGGAAAGTATAAATAAAATTGACCCGGATCGACTGAGTAACAAAGATTTTATCCTGAAAAATGATGTCAAAGCAATAAAATCAAACAAGATAAACAACTTCCGGAAACTAAGCAATTTCAACCATTTTCTGAGAGACATTAAAAATGGTATTACTTCCAGGAAAGGCCGAAAAGAATTACTTTATAAACGTGTATTTAATAACTTAGATATCAAAGATAATCTTGTTCTTTTTGAAAGTTTCCAGGGTAAAGCTTATTCTGACAGTCCTAAATATATCTATGAATACATGCTTAAGAACAAAAGTAACTATAAATTCGTATGGGTTATGAACGAGTCGTACAAGATACCAGGAAACCCTGAAACTGTTAAACGATTCTCACTCAAATATTATTACTATCTTGCAAGAGCAAAATATATCGTCAGCAATGTAAGAATGCCAAACAAATACATCAAAAGGGAAGAACAATCATATCTCCAGACTTGGCATGGTACGCCGCTTAAAAGACTTGCCGGCGACATGGACGATGTCCATATGCCAGGTACCAATGCTGAACGGTATAAGAAAAACTTTAACCATGAAACTGATAAATGGGACTATTTGATTGCACCTAACCAGTATTCTGCTGAAATCTTCAGAAGAGCGTTTTGGTTCAATAACACAATGCTTCCAACCGGGTATCCAAGAAATGATATTTTAACAAACCATAATGATAAAGAAACCATCAACGGACTGAAAAGAATAAACCAGATACCAACTAATAAGAAAGTCATTCTATACGCACCTACATGGCGCGATGATGAATATTTCAAAGTTGGGAAGTACAAATTCAATCTGAAACTCGATCTTCACAGGATGAAAGAACAATTTGGAGATGAGTACATCGTCCTGCTCAGAATGCATTACCTTGTTGCCTCCAACATCGACTTAACAGGCTTAGAAGATTTTGCATACGATGTTTCAAAATACAGTGATGTCAGTGAACTGTACTTGATGTCTGATATTCTCATCACTGACTATTCATCAGTATTCTTTGATTATGCCAACCTGAAACGTCCGATATTGTTCTTTACTTATGACATTAAAAAATATCAGGGACAACTGCGCGGTTTTTACATCGACATGGAGACGGAACTGCCAGGCCCATTGCTCATGAACAATGATGACATAATGAATGCGATTGAAAATATCGATGAAGTTACTGAGAAATACAAAGAGCGGTATAACGAATTTTATGAAAGATTCTGCAGCTGGGATGATGGAAGATCATCAGAAAAAGTTGTTGATGCAGTATTCGAAAAATAA
- the yycI gene encoding two-component system regulatory protein YycI, producing the protein MDWRLAKSLFIAAFLLMNAVLVYILYNESNDEVRELSDTTNALSETNIDTGALDGFENVKMKIIIGEPEELDHEDDMSEEEMVLTLPIEEPVTFAPEGLKTYKDNSIYRGGEYHYDEVMSQPDTITFNQYYDGYPIFSHEAARLYFSEESATVTQGYVENIEKSDYAVEQHVRHPKIIVEELYLQGNITDNAVIESAKLGYYIILEENDRVMMRPKWQFEITDEDIERILYVDALSQTEDIIERE; encoded by the coding sequence ATGGATTGGAGATTAGCTAAATCCCTTTTTATAGCAGCCTTCCTGCTGATGAATGCGGTGCTTGTGTATATTTTGTATAACGAATCAAACGATGAAGTCAGGGAGTTGTCGGATACGACGAATGCACTGTCGGAAACGAATATTGATACGGGTGCTCTCGACGGTTTTGAAAATGTGAAAATGAAGATTATTATCGGTGAACCCGAGGAACTTGATCACGAAGACGATATGTCCGAAGAAGAAATGGTGCTGACACTGCCGATTGAAGAGCCGGTGACTTTTGCACCGGAAGGCTTAAAGACTTACAAAGACAATTCAATTTACAGAGGCGGCGAATACCATTATGATGAAGTAATGAGTCAGCCGGATACGATAACATTTAATCAGTATTATGATGGATATCCGATATTCAGCCACGAAGCAGCACGGCTGTACTTCAGCGAAGAATCAGCAACAGTGACTCAGGGTTATGTAGAGAATATCGAGAAAAGCGACTATGCTGTGGAACAGCATGTGCGCCATCCGAAAATCATAGTGGAAGAACTTTATCTGCAGGGCAATATTACTGATAACGCAGTAATAGAAAGCGCGAAGCTCGGCTACTACATCATTTTGGAAGAAAACGACCGGGTGATGATGCGTCCGAAATGGCAGTTTGAAATTACTGATGAGGACATTGAACGTATACTGTATGTCGATGCACTGAGTCAGACAGAAGATATTATTGAAAGAGAGTGA
- a CDS encoding YycH family regulatory protein has product MYKEWFKSILLIAIVASSAILTYLVWSYEPEFSQIDTTIEGTTNISQGERVSFEQVMSTYQMVWIQGENNTRGTTDPRALIGIREHLDGSSVVSMNVYNNLNRLDVRGEESNDEEFLLIDYYSDVPSKSLFMMLGLSHEPTLPDFTFDRIVVDMKEGNVVFNLIDENRSRVAVVETSITADFLKGHVESYSDIFEAYTPIITNQRTSNNKTAIYGPSSPGSSRTERFMISQVNADVLNRILFLNSPEESPSSGDVAIYEDENHIATYNSETYQYNYTNLNESSASSGNNHQTIQDIYYFLNSHNGLSTSNVLFDYDAGENAATFRSTLNGRVIFSEGLSSAITVKYGRNAVYEYTRPLIRTNAKVSDEEEVELLDIETVRYQIALHDKFDLQKVSKIVLGYDMTYADDQTDVEFIDYTPQWYVKYDGVWMKFNEGGLS; this is encoded by the coding sequence ATGTATAAAGAATGGTTTAAATCCATCCTGTTAATCGCTATTGTCGCTTCGAGTGCGATACTCACCTACCTCGTCTGGAGCTATGAGCCTGAGTTCTCCCAGATCGATACGACAATCGAAGGCACGACGAACATCAGTCAGGGAGAACGCGTGTCGTTCGAACAGGTGATGAGTACGTACCAGATGGTCTGGATACAGGGTGAGAACAATACGAGAGGCACGACGGATCCACGGGCATTAATCGGGATCCGTGAGCATCTCGACGGTTCAAGTGTTGTCAGTATGAACGTCTACAACAATCTGAACAGGCTGGATGTCAGGGGTGAAGAGAGTAATGATGAGGAATTCCTCTTAATCGATTATTACTCGGACGTCCCTTCGAAGTCACTGTTTATGATGCTCGGACTGTCTCACGAACCGACACTCCCGGACTTTACTTTCGACCGCATTGTGGTGGATATGAAGGAAGGAAATGTTGTCTTTAACTTAATCGATGAAAACCGTTCGAGAGTTGCAGTCGTTGAAACGAGTATTACTGCAGACTTCCTGAAAGGACACGTCGAATCGTACAGCGACATCTTTGAAGCATACACGCCGATTATTACCAATCAGCGGACATCGAACAATAAGACGGCAATTTATGGTCCGTCATCACCGGGCTCGAGCAGAACGGAGCGCTTCATGATCAGTCAGGTAAATGCTGATGTTTTGAACCGTATACTGTTTTTGAATTCGCCGGAAGAAAGCCCGTCATCAGGTGATGTGGCTATTTACGAAGATGAGAACCATATCGCAACATACAATTCGGAGACGTATCAGTACAATTATACGAATCTGAATGAATCGAGCGCATCAAGCGGTAATAATCACCAGACGATTCAGGATATATACTACTTCCTGAACTCGCATAACGGACTGTCGACCAGCAACGTACTGTTCGATTACGATGCTGGAGAAAATGCAGCAACATTCCGCTCTACTTTAAATGGACGCGTTATTTTCAGTGAAGGACTGAGCAGTGCAATTACTGTGAAGTACGGCAGAAATGCGGTTTATGAATATACGCGCCCGCTGATCCGTACGAATGCGAAAGTATCGGATGAAGAAGAAGTGGAACTGCTGGATATTGAAACAGTCCGCTACCAGATTGCGCTGCACGATAAGTTCGATCTGCAGAAAGTATCGAAGATTGTACTCGGTTATGATATGACTTATGCTGACGATCAAACGGATGTCGAATTTATCGATTACACGCCTCAATGGTACGTGAAATATGACGGTGTCTGGATGAAATTCAACGAAGGAGGACTGTCCTGA
- a CDS encoding MBL fold metallo-hydrolase, producing MKMSVLASGSTGNSTFIETEKGSVLVDVGLSCKKTDETLNQIGKSLQDINAIFITHEHVDHIKGLKVIAKKYDIPIYANEKTWNAIERKDIIINTDQKFHFNPLEEKEILGLNVQSFNVSHDAIDPQFYTFTKDSKKISLITDTGYVSDTMKGIIKESDVFLFESNHDVDMLRMGRYPWNTKQRILSDVGHVSNEDAAHAMKDVITGNTKRIYLGHLSLDNNIKELARMSVEQILNQYDIDTHNDIMICDTDKAVPTEIYQL from the coding sequence ATGAAGATGAGCGTATTAGCAAGCGGCTCAACAGGCAACAGTACATTCATTGAAACAGAAAAAGGAAGTGTACTTGTAGACGTCGGGCTGTCATGTAAGAAAACTGATGAAACGCTCAATCAAATAGGTAAATCACTCCAGGATATAAATGCGATTTTCATTACACATGAGCATGTAGACCATATTAAAGGCTTAAAAGTGATTGCCAAGAAATACGATATACCTATTTATGCCAATGAGAAGACATGGAATGCTATTGAGCGTAAAGATATCATTATCAACACGGACCAGAAATTCCACTTCAATCCGCTTGAAGAAAAAGAAATACTCGGTTTGAACGTCCAGTCATTTAACGTATCGCACGATGCGATAGATCCGCAGTTCTATACATTCACGAAAGACAGCAAGAAAATATCGCTTATAACGGATACAGGATACGTCTCAGACACGATGAAGGGTATTATCAAGGAAAGTGATGTGTTTCTGTTTGAATCGAACCACGACGTGGATATGCTCCGTATGGGAAGATATCCGTGGAATACGAAGCAGAGAATACTTTCTGACGTCGGTCACGTATCAAACGAAGATGCAGCACATGCGATGAAAGACGTTATAACGGGCAATACAAAACGTATTTATTTAGGACATTTAAGTCTGGATAATAACATTAAAGAGCTGGCACGTATGAGTGTTGAACAGATTCTGAATCAGTACGACATCGATACGCACAACGATATAATGATATGCGATACAGATAAGGCAGTTCCGACGGAAATATATCAGCTTTAA
- a CDS encoding M3 family oligoendopeptidase, with translation MNYKEKWDMESIFPGGSGSEAFQKRLSEVRDSITAFSHELDNWELDEHSNDFTSLKGILQNYEKISNALGEMGSFANGLVSADVTDQKAMQNLNAVANLRKDLSSQNIILNKKISALTEDQFSKLLEEDFFKPMHFPLEEIRQKEKDLLSTQEETIINHLSLDGLQGWNNMYNQLVASIQIPVTEDNETVYYSAGQFENKMKSEENPKHREKLLKTWEETWKKKADLFSTTLNHLSGFRLNDYELHDYKDYMKVPLDYNRMEEETLDTMWDTITKNKAPFKKYFERKAQLIGVDQLGWLDVTASVDVGDYTNKRYTYNEAATFIIDNFKSFSPKMAEMAHRAFEEQWIEAEDRPGKRPGGYCSNLPESKQSRIFMTFAGSTSNVSTLAHELGHAFHSYVLRDLPLFNQRYAMNVAETASTFAELVVSNATIENARSNAEKINLLDEKIARSATFMMNIHARYIFERNLYNERQQGTVDSNRLQELMEEAQKEAYQDALRSYHPMFWATKLHFHITGVPFYNFPYTFGYFFSLGIYNRFLEDETLLEDDYIALLRDTASMTTEDLAEKHLNVDLRKPDFWQEALDSVHKDIEEFLELTESYV, from the coding sequence ATGAACTACAAAGAAAAATGGGATATGGAGAGTATATTTCCTGGTGGAAGTGGATCTGAAGCTTTCCAAAAACGATTATCAGAAGTAAGAGATAGTATTACAGCTTTTTCTCACGAACTCGATAATTGGGAGCTGGACGAACATTCAAATGATTTTACGTCACTGAAAGGAATCTTACAAAACTATGAAAAAATTTCAAACGCGCTTGGTGAGATGGGGAGTTTTGCGAATGGTTTAGTATCTGCAGATGTTACCGATCAAAAAGCAATGCAGAATTTAAATGCGGTTGCGAACTTACGTAAAGACCTCTCATCACAGAATATTATTTTAAATAAAAAGATCAGTGCACTGACTGAAGATCAATTTAGCAAGCTGTTAGAGGAAGATTTCTTTAAACCGATGCATTTCCCGTTAGAAGAAATACGACAAAAAGAAAAAGATTTACTATCAACTCAAGAAGAAACAATCATCAATCATTTGTCACTAGACGGCTTACAGGGCTGGAATAATATGTACAATCAACTCGTCGCTTCTATTCAAATTCCGGTAACTGAAGATAATGAAACCGTTTATTATTCAGCTGGTCAATTTGAAAACAAGATGAAGTCAGAAGAAAATCCAAAACATCGTGAAAAACTTTTAAAAACTTGGGAAGAAACATGGAAGAAAAAAGCTGATTTATTCTCTACAACGCTAAATCATTTATCAGGATTCCGTTTAAACGACTATGAACTTCACGACTATAAAGATTATATGAAAGTACCACTAGACTACAACCGTATGGAAGAAGAAACACTCGATACGATGTGGGATACTATTACAAAAAATAAAGCACCTTTCAAAAAGTACTTTGAACGAAAGGCGCAACTAATTGGTGTTGATCAATTAGGATGGCTTGATGTTACAGCAAGTGTTGACGTAGGTGATTATACGAACAAGCGGTATACTTACAATGAAGCAGCAACGTTTATTATCGATAACTTTAAATCATTCAGTCCAAAAATGGCAGAGATGGCACATCGAGCTTTTGAAGAGCAGTGGATTGAAGCGGAAGATCGTCCAGGAAAACGTCCTGGTGGATACTGTTCAAATCTTCCTGAATCTAAACAGTCACGTATTTTTATGACGTTTGCCGGTAGCACAAGCAACGTGTCAACACTCGCACATGAACTCGGACACGCATTCCATAGTTATGTCCTGCGTGATTTACCACTATTTAACCAACGTTACGCAATGAACGTTGCAGAAACAGCTTCTACATTTGCAGAACTTGTCGTTTCAAACGCAACGATTGAAAATGCAAGATCCAATGCAGAAAAAATCAACTTACTAGATGAAAAAATTGCTAGAAGTGCGACTTTTATGATGAATATCCATGCACGCTATATCTTTGAACGCAATTTATATAATGAACGCCAACAAGGAACTGTAGACAGCAACAGACTGCAAGAACTGATGGAAGAAGCACAGAAAGAAGCCTATCAAGATGCACTTCGTTCATACCATCCAATGTTCTGGGCAACAAAGTTACATTTTCATATTACAGGTGTACCATTCTATAACTTCCCCTATACATTTGGATACTTTTTCAGCTTAGGTATATACAACCGTTTCTTAGAAGACGAAACGTTACTTGAAGATGACTATATTGCACTTCTTCGCGATACTGCGAGCATGACTACTGAAGACCTTGCTGAAAAGCACTTAAATGTTGACCTGAGAAAACCAGACTTCTGGCAGGAAGCACTGGATTCAGTGCATAAAGATATTGAAGAATTTTTAGAGCTAACAGAATCATATGTTTAA
- a CDS encoding glycosyltransferase — protein MKPRIIILLNSIDVNKGGLTHASLRQASTFADAGYDTQILTFHYEPRFPIICKKLKEMGKVSEKVVIRNMFEELALYTDKDKVNIRKLKVNLSDYEKSYAITQRKNYNAYRLYNNGIYEKYIALRDDNTLDFIDYFNENRYRMRRENYNYYGQVSRVQYFSYEDNKFKQQVFFDKRGKAIFSFWRESSTGKISRVIHFGSNNEVISETTGNTVPHKLYWLKSVLNESKSRVMAISDTRSTDELLVKLKHSYTTKALRMHSNHLKNPDNPDSELNKRNGFAIENIQSVDALIVLTEKQKHDIVSRYGHEDKVYVIPNYYDPNVSKIKGLKSIFTTVKQNSSQSERDMSKVVIVSRFSGIKNIDHIIQAFKKVIAEVPEAKLEIWGSGDKEKEYAGMIESLELDDNVLIKGYTQNPGKIYQSGALSVLTSNAEGFSLAVMESMANKTPVVSYNIRYGPSDMIEDGVNGFLIEKNDIEALSERIIQMLKNPEKTRDMGNEADKTIQTKFSKEIYQKLWFSLADKLL, from the coding sequence ATGAAACCCAGGATTATTATTCTACTTAATTCCATAGACGTAAATAAGGGCGGGCTTACGCACGCATCTCTGAGGCAGGCCAGTACTTTTGCTGATGCCGGCTATGATACCCAGATACTGACATTCCACTATGAACCACGTTTCCCGATAATCTGTAAAAAGCTCAAAGAAATGGGTAAGGTCAGCGAAAAAGTTGTTATACGTAATATGTTTGAGGAACTGGCATTATACACTGATAAAGATAAGGTTAATATCCGTAAATTGAAAGTAAACCTTTCCGATTATGAAAAAAGCTATGCCATAACCCAGAGGAAGAACTACAATGCTTATAGACTATACAACAATGGGATATATGAAAAATATATCGCTCTTCGGGATGATAACACTCTCGATTTCATAGACTACTTCAATGAAAACCGCTACAGGATGAGACGAGAGAATTATAACTATTACGGTCAGGTAAGCAGAGTACAGTATTTCAGCTATGAAGACAACAAGTTCAAGCAGCAAGTGTTCTTTGACAAAAGAGGAAAGGCCATCTTTAGTTTCTGGCGCGAGTCTTCCACTGGGAAAATTAGCCGGGTTATCCATTTCGGTTCAAATAATGAAGTCATCAGTGAAACAACTGGCAACACTGTGCCCCATAAACTCTACTGGTTAAAAAGTGTATTGAACGAATCGAAGTCAAGAGTAATGGCCATTTCTGATACACGCAGCACCGACGAACTGCTTGTTAAACTGAAACATTCATACACAACAAAAGCACTGCGTATGCACAGCAACCACCTTAAAAATCCAGATAATCCTGATTCCGAACTGAATAAACGAAACGGCTTTGCAATAGAAAATATACAAAGTGTCGATGCACTTATCGTTCTTACAGAAAAACAGAAACATGATATAGTCAGCCGTTATGGACATGAAGACAAAGTTTATGTGATTCCAAACTATTATGATCCGAATGTCTCTAAAATCAAAGGATTAAAATCTATTTTTACCACTGTAAAGCAAAACAGCAGTCAAAGTGAAAGAGACATGTCTAAAGTTGTCATCGTATCAAGATTTTCAGGAATCAAAAATATAGACCATATCATCCAGGCATTCAAAAAAGTCATCGCGGAAGTACCGGAAGCTAAATTAGAAATTTGGGGCTCGGGGGATAAAGAAAAAGAATATGCAGGCATGATAGAATCATTGGAGCTCGATGATAACGTGCTGATTAAGGGATATACTCAGAATCCAGGAAAAATATACCAAAGCGGTGCTTTATCCGTCCTGACTTCCAACGCTGAAGGTTTCTCCCTTGCGGTCATGGAAAGCATGGCAAATAAAACACCAGTCGTCAGTTATAATATAAGGTATGGCCCATCTGACATGATTGAAGATGGTGTAAATGGTTTTCTCATAGAAAAAAATGACATAGAAGCATTATCAGAAAGAATCATACAAATGCTGAAAAACCCTGAAAAAACAAGAGATATGGGCAATGAAGCAGATAAAACAATACAAACGAAATTTAGCAAAGAAATCTATCAGAAACTATGGTTTTCTCTCGCAGATAAACTGCTTTAA
- a CDS encoding DoxX family protein, which produces MKQEVGKVILRVVLGLTFLLHGLVKFQGGLSNTAAWFDMIGLPGFLAYIVAVVEVIGGIALILGLGTKIVSVLMAILLVGAIFTAKLQGGFLGDGAGAGYELDLALFAMAVYLILADTSKFSLDAKFSSAESN; this is translated from the coding sequence ATGAAACAAGAAGTAGGTAAGGTTATTTTAAGAGTGGTATTAGGTTTAACATTTCTCTTACACGGTCTTGTGAAGTTTCAGGGTGGCCTGTCAAACACAGCAGCATGGTTTGATATGATCGGACTGCCTGGATTTCTAGCATATATTGTTGCTGTTGTGGAAGTTATTGGTGGCATTGCATTGATACTCGGTCTTGGTACTAAAATTGTGTCTGTATTAATGGCAATACTTTTAGTCGGAGCAATATTCACTGCAAAACTGCAGGGAGGATTTCTTGGAGATGGCGCGGGAGCAGGTTATGAACTTGATCTAGCATTGTTTGCTATGGCTGTGTATCTGATTCTTGCCGATACATCTAAATTTTCACTGGATGCGAAATTTTCAAGTGCTGAAAGCAACTGA
- a CDS encoding vWA domain-containing protein — protein MRTFILMALFIILTACSTTEESPDESNQKIEDTEEGTEDKSTEAEATSDEDPDESNTNSEENETTEEETALNESEDIEIEISLESVLEEEQGTMINASRQEIEDELTSFIEDNNGDVTDEMVYEKLLEMLGGHPDMLEGIKYFQDFSAELVDLTDQPGGLKVEDGELSLRNNVYILMDNSGSMADEIDGQTKMDAAKESVNQFVEDMPNGTQVSLINYGFSKDSDEESDSCSAVEETFPIGEYEENEFNEALNQYGSEGFTPLALAIEEVGKVIENSESTGSHTIYVVSDGQETCNGDPVAAVQDLPEDENIETVLNIIGFDIQDDEVQSLVDITEANGGEYLSATNPDELSRILKREKLNLFNKYRDWSNENLKNITQASNDQHLDRTGVVNAANTANRQTDNSIDGVLNDVSMNSSQEFRYPKAREWAEERYLIVRDFLSENYEDAGDDIDSEKEKLRDSVNQEFDEIESDYKEDIEE, from the coding sequence ATGAGAACATTTATTCTTATGGCACTTTTTATCATACTTACCGCGTGCAGCACAACGGAAGAAAGCCCAGATGAATCAAATCAAAAAATAGAGGATACAGAGGAAGGTACTGAGGACAAATCAACAGAAGCAGAGGCTACTTCAGATGAAGATCCGGATGAATCAAATACTAACTCTGAAGAAAATGAAACGACAGAAGAAGAGACAGCATTAAATGAATCAGAAGATATTGAGATAGAGATTTCTTTAGAATCTGTTCTTGAGGAAGAACAAGGAACAATGATAAACGCCTCAAGGCAGGAAATTGAAGATGAGCTAACATCATTCATTGAAGATAATAATGGTGATGTCACAGATGAGATGGTCTATGAGAAATTACTGGAAATGTTAGGTGGTCACCCTGACATGCTGGAAGGAATTAAGTACTTTCAAGACTTCTCTGCTGAGTTAGTTGATTTAACTGACCAGCCCGGAGGCTTAAAGGTTGAGGATGGTGAGTTGTCGCTTAGAAACAATGTCTATATTTTAATGGATAACAGTGGCAGCATGGCTGATGAAATAGATGGACAGACTAAGATGGACGCGGCAAAAGAATCAGTGAATCAATTTGTTGAAGATATGCCAAATGGTACTCAAGTAAGTCTGATTAACTATGGCTTCAGTAAAGACAGCGATGAGGAAAGTGATTCATGTTCTGCAGTTGAAGAGACCTTCCCAATTGGTGAATATGAAGAGAATGAATTTAATGAAGCTCTAAATCAATATGGTAGTGAAGGTTTCACACCCTTAGCACTTGCGATTGAAGAAGTAGGTAAGGTAATTGAGAATAGTGAATCTACTGGTAGTCATACAATTTACGTTGTCAGCGATGGACAGGAGACTTGTAATGGAGATCCTGTGGCAGCTGTCCAAGACCTTCCAGAAGATGAGAATATCGAAACAGTTCTAAATATCATTGGTTTTGACATTCAAGACGATGAAGTGCAATCATTAGTGGATATTACAGAAGCTAATGGTGGAGAGTACTTGTCAGCAACAAATCCAGATGAATTATCCAGAATATTAAAACGTGAGAAACTAAACTTATTTAATAAGTACCGTGATTGGTCAAATGAGAATCTTAAAAATATAACTCAAGCAAGTAACGACCAGCATCTTGATCGAACTGGGGTGGTTAATGCAGCAAATACAGCGAACCGTCAGACAGATAATAGCATTGATGGTGTCTTAAATGATGTATCGATGAATAGTTCACAAGAGTTCCGCTACCCTAAAGCCAGAGAATGGGCAGAAGAGAGATACCTGATTGTTAGAGACTTCTTAAGTGAGAACTATGAAGACGCTGGAGATGATATTGATTCAGAGAAAGAAAAACTCCGTGATTCTGTGAACCAGGAGTTTGATGAAATTGAAAGTGATTATAAGGAAGATATTGAAGAATAA
- the rlmH gene encoding 23S rRNA (pseudouridine(1915)-N(3))-methyltransferase RlmH — translation MKLTMITVGKLKEKYWLEAVKEYKKRISKYAKIELIEVADEKEPNNAGAKDLEQIKDKEAERILSKIKDTQHVVTLEIHGKQYTSEKLAQEYQRWMNTGKSDVVFVIGGSNGIGNTVKKRSNQEISFGTLTYPHQMMKVMMLEQLFRVNKILRNENYHK, via the coding sequence ATGAAACTGACAATGATTACAGTAGGAAAACTGAAAGAAAAATACTGGCTGGAAGCAGTTAAGGAATATAAAAAGAGAATAAGTAAATATGCAAAAATAGAGCTGATAGAAGTCGCGGATGAGAAAGAACCGAATAATGCGGGAGCGAAAGATCTGGAGCAGATCAAAGATAAAGAAGCAGAGAGAATTTTATCGAAAATAAAAGATACGCAGCATGTCGTGACTTTGGAAATACACGGCAAGCAGTATACGAGTGAAAAACTGGCGCAGGAATATCAGCGCTGGATGAATACGGGGAAAAGTGATGTCGTGTTTGTGATCGGCGGGAGTAACGGTATCGGAAATACGGTGAAAAAGCGAAGCAATCAGGAAATCAGTTTTGGCACCCTCACCTACCCGCATCAGATGATGAAAGTGATGATGCTGGAGCAGCTGTTCAGAGTGAATAAGATATTGAGGAATGAAAATTATCATAAATAG